GGCAAGGCTCGCGGCGCTGCTGCAGGAGCGGGACCTCCTGCGGGGTCCCGCGGCCCAGGACAGCGACCTCACGCTGCGCGTGGAGTCGCTGCTGGGGTTCGAGCGCTCCGGCGCAAGCTCCGGAGCGGACCCGGCGGCTCTGCGCGCGGTGCAGCGCGAGAGCCGGGCTTTCCTGGCGCAGCTTGCGGCAGCGCCGGGCGAAGCCCCTGTGGACAGCAGCGCCAGCGGGCTGCTGCTGTCGTTCGCCTACCCCGACCGCATCGGGCAGAAACGCGGCGACGGCGCGTTTCTGCTCTCGGGCGGACGGGGGGCGGCGATGCGCGAGGGCCAGCCGCTGGCGCGCTCGCCCTACATCGTGGCGGCCGGCGTGGATGACCGCGCCGGGCAGAGCCGGATTATGCTTGCCGCAGCGCTCTCCGAGCAGGATCTGCTGAAGCATCATGCGGACAGCCTTCTAGAAGAACGCGAAGTTTACTGGGACGGGGAGAGCGGAAGCGTAAGAGCGCGGAGGCTGACCAGACTGGGGGTGCTCGTTCTCAAAGAGACCACCCATGAACGGCCCACGGCCGAGGAGACGGAGAGCGTGCTGCTCAAGGTGATTGCAGAGGAAGGATTGGGGCTGCTCCCATGGGACAAAGGAACGGTACAGCTGCGGCAGCGGATGGCCTTCATGCATAGCCTGCGGGCTGATTGGCCGGACATGTCGGATGAGGCGTTAACCGGTACGCTTGCGGAATGGCTGGCGCCATACATGCAAGGGATGCGCAATCTCCGTGATCTGCAGCGGGTGAAGCTGGCGCAGGCGCTGGAGGGCATGCTGGACTGGAACAGCCGCCAGACCCTGAACAAGGAGGCGCCGACGCATATTACGGTGCCAAGCGGCTCGCGGATTCCGCTGGATTACAGCAACCCGGGCGCACCGGTGCTGGCGGTGAGGCTGCAGGAGATGTTCGGCTGGGCCGGTACCCCGCGCATTGGCGGCGGCAAGGTTCCCGTGCTGCTGCATCTGCTGTCCCCGGCCAGAAGGCCGATGCAGATTACTGCGGATCTGGCCAGCTTTTGGAAGAACACCTACTTCGAGGTCAAAAAAGATCTCAAAGGCCGTTACCCCAAGCACTACTGGCCGGATGACCCGCTGCAGGCGGTCCCTACTAACCGCACCCGTCCTCCAAAATAGAACAGGCTGGAGAATGTCTACCGGCTGCATATAATTTCGTCGCATCTGAATCCCCTGTTTGGCCAAGCTGTCAACGGGTAATACAATAGCGAACAACAATTACGAAGGAGGGCTTCAAGTGGCTGACAAAATTATTGGTGTTTTTGACACAGAACAAGAAGCGACCAGAGCAATTGAAAGTTTGCAGGCTCAAGGGATTAAGAGTGATGAGATATCGGTAATTACACGTGACCGGGATGAGCAGAAGAGCATCTCCGAAGATACAGGAACAATGGCGCCGGAAGGCGTGGCAACAGGTGCAGCTACAGGCGGAGTTGTCGGCGGAGTGGCCGGACTGCTGGCCGGCATTGGCGCGCTGGCGATTCCGGGAATCGGCCCGATTCTGGCAGCCGGTCCGATTGCGGCCACACTGACAGGGGCGGCGGTTGGAGTAGGCGCAGGCGGTCTGGTCGGCGGTCTGATCGGCCTAGGCATCCCTGAGGATGAGGCCCGCGAATACGAAGGCTACATCGACAGCGGCAAAATCCTCGTCCTGGTCGATGACAACGGCCGCGGCAGGGATATCCATACGATCTTCAGCGGCAACCGTTCGCTCAATGCCGGCCGTTACAACAGCCTTTACCCGCTGGGTGAAACATTAACTCCCGGAGGGACGGTGCAGGATAACAGAAACCGGACAAGCAACAATACGGATGCAGATCTCTACAATCCGCGATAAGGCCAGCTAATCCGATAACCGCCTCCAGAGCTTAGGCCCTGGAGGTTTTTTGCCGTATACATATGGCTTTATTAATTGAAAGCATTATTTATTTTATTTCAACATATGAAAAATTCATAAAAGAGGGGAGCTCGACAGCCAGCACAGGCGCATAATTGCATTTCGTACAGCTAAATGGGCAGATACATGACCTAATTTGACTTTAACAGCAGTTTGTACAACTATAATTGGGCATATCGGCGCAGAAGTTGAATTCTGCAGTTTTTAATTGTACAGAATGCAGCAAACGTTGGGATTTGGATGGTACGACTGCTTTTAAATGTACAAAATGCAACTATGTCCTATATATCTTGTCCCACTTCAGCCGATGCACACAGATTTCCTCCCATCCCGTCCTTATCCTACCCACGCGCAACTAATATAATTATTTCAACATATGAAAAATTCACAATAGAAAACCACAAACACACACTCACCCTATCTACTACCACCTGCGCAAACCAAACCATGACGCACCTTACCCGCACAGCAAACGGAAAAAGTACCCTCTAAACTCCATCCAACCCCAGTCCAACCCTAACATTACACCACAAAGATCGGGTTCAGCAGGGCAATCACTGTTGCGGTTGTCCGAGACGTGAAAGGTGAGCAGTTGGAAAGATAGCAGACATACGAGGAGATATCAGATGATTTTCGGGGAGGACGCCGGGCCGAGCTGTAAAAGGTTACTGAGAGCAGCCTGCCGTTTCAATCCGCCCGTTCCTGTGTATAGCATCATAGTGTGCGGAAATCGCTGTAAGCCGCATCAATTACTTGTTGTGAATGCTGGGAAATAGCGTTTATACTAGGGGATGGGAGGTGTCTTATGGCGTTTATGATTGCCCAGCGGGCGTTTATAAAGGTGTATCTGATTACGATGGTGGAACAGCATAAGGGGTACGGATACCAGATGCTTGAGGATTTGCGGAGGGATTTCAAGGCCCACGGCTATTCTCCTCCCCAGAGTGAAATCTACCGCGCCCTGCATGAGCTGGTGCAGCAAGGGATACTCTACCGCACCAAGCAGCTCAAGGGGAGCGATCCCAAGGTCGATTTCCAGGAAATCGTCTTATATCATTTCACTTCTGACGGGGAGGAGAAGGCCAGGCTCTACAAAAAGCAGGTGAAGACCGACCTCGACCGCTGTCTGGGCATACTCAACAAGGCGGTAGCGGACAACTACTGACAGAAGGGACTGCTAGGCCGCCCAGGGGTACCATTTACAAGTGACTGAATCAGGTATCCTCTTCTTCCGTATCCTGTCCGGGCGGAGTGACCGGCGAGCTTGCACTGCCATAGTCCTCCACGGCATCCCAGGCTCCGGCATCGTCAAATCGGCCGCTATGCTCCTGGCGTCCCTGTCCTGCACCGGCAGGAGGCGGCGTCATCACTTCCTCTTCTACAGGGCGTTCGCCGGAATCCCGGCTGGCCGGAGCGTGTTCCACGGTATAGCGCGTGAAGGGAATGGCTTCAAGCCGTTCGAAGGGAATCGGTTCGCCGCTGGCTTCACAGATGCCGTACGTCCCGTCCTCCATCCGCTTGAGTGCAGCTTCAATTTCCGCTAATTCTTCGGATAACGAGGTATTGATCGACAAGTCGCGGCTGCGCTCGAAGGTCTCGGTTCCTGTATCGGCAGGGTGATTATCCACGGAAGAGAGCTCACCCGTAGAGAGTGTGAGTGATTCGCCCAGCAGGCTGTCCTCTGCTCCGTCACCGGAGAAATGCTGCTTCAGCCCGGCTTTGCGTTCCTCCAGGGATTGCTTCAACTGCTTGAGTTCAGCTTCGGTTAAATGGCTCATCTGGTCATCTTCCTTTCTGGCGGGTTAGTGGTTATACTGTCGTCATCTTTCCTTACCCTAATGTCCTGGCATGCAATCAGCAGGCATTGCTGTGCAGAATTGGAACTTTAGTGATATTTTCAGGCTGCTATCACCCTGTTATAATAAGTACTGCCGGATGAATGCAGCACACACATGGAGGTTACTGATATGGACGAACATATGAAACGCCGGCTGGATAAGCAGAGGAAGCTGTTCAGCCAGCTGGGTATTACACTTGATGCACTTACCATTCATGAGAAGGAATTCAGCATGAAGCTGCGCGGATATGATGCCGAGGAGGTGGACACCTTCCTTGACAGCGTAATTAAGGATTACGAGCGCTTCTATGCTACCATTGCCGATCTGATGGATAAGTGGCAGGAGCAGCAGATTGAGATGAAGGAATTGAAGGCGGCGGCCAAGGCGGCAACCGTGCCTGCTCCAGTTCCGGTCATCAAGGGGATTGATCCGATGGATCTGGAGGATGTCATTATGAAGCTGGAGGCGAATGTCCGGCAGCTCAAGGACCGTCTGCCCCGCACTGAGAGCTATTTATAAGCTCTGAACAACTGGAAGCCTGAGGATGAGAATTAGAACATACTTAATAGCATAACTCTGGATGGGGGTTGTACCGTTGCCGGAGAAGCAACCGTGGAGCTTGAAGATCCGTGGCAAGATTGCTTTGGGATACATGATTATACTAGTGATGCTGGGGCTGTTCCTGGTGATCGTCTCCAGCAGAATTACCAGCCTTGAGAAGGAAACGGTGTTCCTGAGCGACCACGATATCGAAGTTCATGAACTGACCTACCAGATTGAGAAAAATGTACTCGACATGGAGACCGGACAGCGGGGCTACGTCCTCACCGGCGATGAAGCGTACCTGGAGCCTTATAATGACGGGATGGTGCAATGGCGGATCAACGCTGCGAAGCTGAACAGCCTGATTACCGATAATCCGGATCAGGTCCGTAACCTGAACACCATTACCGCTAATATCGAGAAGTGGATTGAAGTGGCCGGGCAGCATGTCGTAGAGCTGAAGAAGAACGGCCATAGTGCAGCTGTAAGTGCTTTTTTTCGCAATGATACCGGTAAAAGCGTGATCGACACGATCCGCTCCCAGTCCGATTACTTCCGGGACATCGAACGCACGCTCACCAATGAGCGGATCAGCAGTCTGAAGGACAGCAATCATAAACTGTTAATTACGATGTACATTCTCTGGGGACTGGTAGTCCTGCTGGCGCTGCTGATTACCTATCTGATCTCGGCCAGCATTGTCGGCCCGCTGCACAGTGTCATTCAGGCCATTAATGGTATCGCCTCGGGCGGTAACCGCGCAGACCGTATCCAGGTAAGAACCCGGGATGAGGTCTATGACCTGGGAACTGCGACGAACGGCCTGCTTGACAGCGTGCAGAGAGAGCAATGGATGAGTGACCAGCTGACCGCCATGTCGATAGCCCTTCAGGAGACAACGGATTTGCCTTCGCTCTGCAAGGTATTTGTGAATCGTCTCTCGGTCATGCTGGAAATGCAGTATGCCGCCATCTTCGTAATTAACAGGGAAGAAGCGTTCGAGCGGATCTACAGCTATGCCGGAACCGGAAATAACGGAGATAGCAGCGGTCCGGAAGTGATAGAGCCGGGAGAAGGGCTGGTCGGACAATGTGCCCTGGACCAGCGGTTGAACATTGTGAAGGCATTGCCGGAAGATTACATATCGATTCATTCAGGACTGGGCAGAGCTGCGCCGAAGTTTGCGGTGATTGCCCCGATCGTTTTTGAGAATAAGACGGTTGCGGTGTTGGAAATTGCTGCGCTCACGCACTGGGCTGCTTATCATTATAAATTGCTGAACGAACTGCTGACGATGATGGGGGTTACAGTGAATTCCGTCATGACGCGGATGGAGATCCAGCGGCTGCTGCAGGACTCGCAGATTATTAATGAAGAGCTTCAGGTCCAGTCCGAGGAACTGCAGAGCCAGTCCGAGGAGATGCAGATGCAGACAGAAGAGCTGCAGAGCCAGACCCGTGAGCTGATTGCCGTGAACAAGGAGCTGGAGAACCAGAAGGCCGTTGCCGAGAACGCAGCGATTGAGCTGGAGCGTTATAATGAGCAGCTGGAGCAGAGCTCACGCTACAAAACCGAGTTCCTGGCCAACATGTCCCATGAACTGCGGACCCCGCTCAACAGTATGCTGATTCTCTCCCAGCTGCTGACGGAGAACCGGAATAACACCTTAACGGAGGAAGAACAGGGTTATGCCTCGGTCATCTACAATTCGGGCAGCGATCTGCTGAACATGATTAATGACATCCTGGATCTCTCCAAGGTGGAAGCCGGCAAAATGCATGTGGAAATGGATGCGGTGAATCTGACCGAGCTGCCAGCGCTGCTGAAGGGGTACTTCAGCAAGGTGGCCGAAGCCCAGAATGTTGCTTTCAGCGTAAGCTTGGGCAAGGAAGTCCCGGATCTGTTCTACACCGATGAGCTGCGGCTGCATCAGATCCTGCGGAATCTGCTGTCCAATGCCTTCAAATTCACGGAGCAGGGATTAGTGTCGGTAGAGATCCGGAAGCTGGACTCTTATACGGACCATAGTGTTACCGTGCAGGGGCCTGTCCTGGCCTTTGCGGTCCGCGATACCGGCATCGGAATTTCGCCTGAGAACCGGGCGCTGATCTTCGAGGCCTTCCGCCAGGCGGACGGAACAACAGCCCGCAAATACGGCGGGACGGGGCTTGGCTTATCCATCTCACTGCAGCTGGCCCGGCTGCTGGGCGGACATATCGCCCTGGAGAGTGAGGAGGGGAGAGGCAGCACCTTCACGCTGTACCTTCCCTGCCGCGAAGGAGAGCATGAGGAAGAGGGGCCGGCACCGCAATTAACTGAAGAGATGCAGACAGGTTCTGAACCCGAAGGAGAACCTGCCGGAAGCGAGGATACCTTGTCCGGGAAGGAATATGATAAGCTTCATGGCCGTACTGTGCTGATCGTAGATGATGATATGCGAAATATCTATGCACTTCGGCAGGGGCTTGCCCTATACGGAATGAACATTCTGACGGCCCAGACCGGTTATGAATGCCTGCAGATGGTCAGAGAGCAGCCGGACCTGGATATTGTACTGCTCGATATCATGATGCCTAACCTCGATGGCTATGACACCTTATCTATTATCCGCGAGGAGCTGCGGCTTACAGAACTGCCGATTATAGCGGTCTCCGCCAAGACGATGAAGGAAGATAGGGAGCGGTGCCTGTCCGCAGGAGCGACTGATTTCATCAGCAAGCCGGTGCTGCTTCAGGATGTCATCACCCGGTTGTGCCGCTGGATGCCGGAGCGCAGAAATTGATTGACGGAATAACCGGTATGCCTTATTATGAGAGCATAAATGATCATTTATATGCAGTTGGCGTGTTACCTTAACAGGGCATGAGCCAAGATTTGTACTCACTACATTGAGACAATCTTGGCTCTTTTTTGTGCAAAAAATCAGGCTTTGGGCCGAAAGGAGGGGCAACTTGGCGAGGGAGAACGAACTGTACCGGGTCCTGCGGGTGATCGGAAATAATGTCGTCATGGTCGAGGGCGGCAAGAAAAGCAAAGAATACGTCATTATCGGCAAGGGCATCGGATTTGCACTGAAGGATACAGGGGTCATCGATGCGGACGATCCCCGGATTGAGAAGCTGTTCCGTCTGGAGGACCGGGAGGAATGGAGCCAATATCAGATTCTGCTGGAGGATATCGATCCCAAGGTGATGACGATAACGGATGAGATTATCTCCGATATCAGCAGAGCGTTTCCCGGTACGCTTAACGACAAGGTGTATTTGGCGCTCCCCAGCCATATCCAGTTCACGATTTTTCGTCTGCGGAGCGGGATGGATATTGTCAACCCGTTCCTGGAGGAGACGCGGATGACCTTTCCCAAGGAATATGAGATCGCTTACACGGCAGCGGAGAAAATCAGTGCAGCCTTCGGGGTGGAGATCCCGGAGGATGAGGTCGGCTTCCTGACCTACCATGTCTATTCGGCGGTCAGCAATGTGCCGGTCGGCCAGCTCGTGAAGGCTTCCAACCTGGTCAGCGAGATGATGGAGCTGGTGCGCCAGGAACGCAAGATTACTTTTGAACACGGGAGTATGAATCATGTCCGGCTGGTAGTCCATTTGCGGTTCTCGATTGAACGGATTCTGCAGGGTTCGCTCATCGACAACCCGTTCGTGAAGCATATCAAGAAGGAATACAAGGATGAATACAAGCTCGCCCAGCGGATGGGCAAGATCATGCAAGGCAAGCTCAGTGTAGACGTACCTGAAGAAGAAATCTGCTTCCTCGCCATGCATCTGCACCGGTTATTCCAGACGATAGAGAAAAATAAATAGCAGGGCAAGGAGTGAACGTAATGTTCTCAAGATGGAAATCCAAAAAGGAAGAGAAACATGCTGCTGCCGCCTTGGCGGTAATTGCCCCTGTCAGCGGGCAAGCGGTTCCATTATCGGAAGTGCCGGATGAGACGTTTGCCGGTGGGCATATGGGCAAGGGTATCGCCATAGAACCTGTAGAGGGGAGATTAATCGCTCCGTTTGACGGAAGTGTAGCACATGTGGTCCGTACGAATCATGCGCTGATCCTGGAGCATGCTTCGGGCCTGCAGCTGCTGATGCATATCGGCATTGATACCGTTGGGCTGAAAGGGGAGGGCTTCACCAGCCATATTGCCGGCGGGGATGCCGTGAAGGCAGGCCAGACGCTGATTACATTCGATCTGGAATCGATCCGCAGCGCCGGTTACCGGACCGTTATTCCGGTGATCGTGACCGGCAGCGGGGAGGACACCCCGGAGGTAGAGTGCCATTACGGTGCGGTCTCCGCAGGAGAGAGCCGGATTCTTACAGTGGCTTCAAGGCAATAAAACATAATTGTACTTAATAAAATGAAACCAGGGGGATGATTTCATTATGTTAGCTTTTCTGCAAAAGCTCGGTAAATCGTTGATGCTTCCGGTAGCCACCTTGCCGGCGGCAGCCATTCTGCAAGGGTTCGGACTTCTTAATTATGAAAAGGATTTGCATCTGGGCAGCACGGTAGGCGGATTCCTGAACCAGTATGTCGCTCCTTTCTTGAATGCAGGTGCCGGCGCAATCTTTGGCAATCTGGCCTTGATTTTTGCTGTAGGTGTTGCCATCGGCTTTGCCGGAGATGCGGTAGCTGCACTGTCGGCACTTATTGCTTATATGGTTCTTACCAAAGTATTGCTGATCGTTCCCGGGACCTTCGGCTTCATTGGTGACGATGTAGTGCTGGATATGGGCGTGCTTGGGGGGATCTTTGCCGGAGCATGGGCAGCGTTCCTGTACAAGAAGTATCACAATATTAAACTGCCTGATTGGCTGGGCTTCTTCGCAGGTAAACGCTTCGTTCCAATTGTTACCGCAGCTTCGACAATGGTGCTGTCGATCTTCATCGGGATGATCTGGAGCCCGGTTCAGGATGTAATCAGCGAATTCGGCAACTGGGTAGTAAGTCTTGGCGCGATTGGTTCTTTCGTGTTCGGTACCGCCAACCGCCTGCTTGTTCCGATTGGTCTTCACCATGTAATCAACACCATTGCGTGGTTCCAACTCGGTGACTTTACCAATGCAGCCGGTGAAGTCATCCATGGTGACGTCTGGCGTTTCCTGGCCGGTGATAAGAGCGCCGGGATGTTCACAACCGGGTTCTTCCCGATCATGATGTTCGCTTTGCCGGGAGCGGCGCTTGCTTTCATTCACACCGCCAAGCCGGAAAAGAAAAAGATGGTAGCGTCCATCTTCATAGGATCTGCGATTGCATCGATTCTGACGGGGATTACTGAACCGCTGGAATTCTCGTTTATGTTTGTAGCACCGCTTCTGTATCTGGTTCATGCGCTTCTGACTGGCGTGTCGATGGCAGTGATGTACCTGCTGGATGTAAGGCTAGGCTTCAGTTTCTCCGCAGGTCTGATTGACTACCTGACCAATCTCAAGCTTTCCACAAATGCATGGATTCTGTTCCCTGTCGGGATTGCATTCTTCCTGCTGTATTATGTATTATTCCGGTTTGTAATTACGAAGTTCAACCTCAAAACACCCGGCCGTGAGGACGATGTTGACGATGAAGCCATTGACCTCTCCAAAGGCGGAGCCTCCGTATCCGGTTCCTCCAGAGCGGCGAAGATCCTGGAGAACATCGGCGGGCCGGAGAATATCCGCAGCATCGATGCCTGCATTACCCGCCTGCGCCTGAACGTGGCTGATGAGAAGGCGGTGAAGGACGCAGCCCTTAAGCAGCTTGGTGCCTCCGGTGTCATGCGGCTCGGTCAGGGCGCGGTACAGATCGTCTTCGGACCCCAGTCCGAGCAGATTAAGGATGAGATTAAGAAGCTGATGTAGCATCAAGTTTTATACAAATATTTCTATGGTTTGTGTTTTGGACACCTCTCTCCCGGGTATACAACTAAAAAACTGCCCTGAAAGGATGAGAGTCGGGATGACTATGAGGCGGGAGGCCGGACCCGGAATCCGGCGGATATGGATGGCTGCACTATGGCTGGGAATAGCCCTGTTATTGATTGTGTCAGCGGGCAAGGCGGAGGCTTCGCCTGCGGCAGGCAAAACGATCGAAGTTAACCTGGATGATAAAACGTTGTCTTTTGAAAAAGCCCCGCTATTGGATAACGGTACAACGCTGGTGCCTTTCCGCCCTCTGTTCGAGGCCATGGGCCTTAAGGTAGGCTGGGAGCCTGCACAGCAGAAGGTAACCGGTACCAAGGAAGGCCTGACGATCGTCATGACCATAGGCAGCAAGACCGCTTCTGTTAACGGAAAGAATGTTCAACTGATGCAGGCGCCTAAGATTGTTGACAGCTATACCATGGTTCCGCTCCGGTTCATCGGGGAATCCACTCAGGCACTGGTAGCGTGGAATCCATATAAGCCGCAAGTTCTCGTCTACACTGACCCGTATTTGACCGGTAAAGGACTGACCAAAGCAACGGCTAAGGCAGAGATTGACAAGAAAATCGCCGAATTCAAAAAGATCTATGATGAGCAGGTGGCCAGCAATCCGCCGCAGCCTAAGCCGCCAGCGCCGGGTACGGTGCCAAGTGCGCCTGCCGGAGACGGCTCCTATAAACCGGCCGCTTCGGACCAGGTGAACCTCAGTCAGCTGCAAGGGATGTACTATGGCTTCAGCCCGGATTACGACGGGTATGAGTGCGGGGGGATGTGCTGGAATATCATCACCTTCCTGCCCGGGAACAAAGTGCTGGTAGACGCTCCGCCGCAAGGCGGGCCGGAGACGATCAACTGCTCACGGGATGGCTGCCAGACCTACACGATTCAGAACGGCAAGCTGAAGCTGAGCGGCGGCGAGTCCTATGACATTGCGGTGAAATCCGGCAAGCTGTATATCGATGATGTTGAATTAGGCCGGGTCAAGACGGTCAAAAGCGGGCTGACGCTAAGCGGAACTTATGTGCACCGCGGCTTCCAGGGACTGGCGGGCATCTCGGCCGGATCAACCTCATGGGAGCGGACACTGGTTCTGAACACCAACGGAACCTTCACCGGTGACAATCTGATGCTTGGCAGCGTGCAGGGAGGCGCACCCACCACGGGCGGGGCCGGCGGTTCTGATAGCGGCTCATACAAGATCAGCGGCAATACTATTGTTTTTGCCTTCAGTGACGGTAAGGTATCCAGCTCATTATTCTTCCAGCATGATGACGGAAGCATTCAGATCGGTGATGAAAATTATGATAAGGAATAGTGTAGGGTAATGGAATAAAACGTACGGAAACGGTCTCCAGGATGTACCTGGAGGCCGTTTTTTGCTGTTCAATATATTAGTGAATGAATCGACGGGCTTGTATAATAATATGCAGAATCGGATCTCAATGAGAATTTCTTGAAGCAAGGTGATACAAAACGGCGAAAACGTTCGTCTTTCTTATAGCTGCAGCGGATAAGGAGGATTTACCTAATGACTATTCCGGAATCAGACCATTTCAAACTGATTTTTTATGAGCATTACCCGAGTGTGCGCCGCAAGCTGGCGGCACTGGTGCGGGACGAGAGTGCGGCCGATGATCTGGCCCAGGAGGTCTTTCTCAGACTGTACCGGAATCCGCCGGATGATCCGGCAGCGCTTGGAGCCTGGCTTCACCGGGTGCTTACACGGATCGGATACGATTATCTGAATAAAAAAGTGAGAGAGCAGCGTCTGATCAACAAGCAGGAGCTGATGTATGATCCGCAGGCGGCTGCACCTACAGGGGAAGAGGTTGTCCTGAGCAAGCTCGATCAGGAGGATGTGCGGAGCTGGCTGGAGGATCTGCCTGAACGGGACCGGCAGGCGCTCTTGCTGAAGTACTCAGGCTACAGCTACGCTGAGATCGCAGGCGAGCTGGGCGTGAAGCCGCCGGTGGTCGGAACACTGCTGAGCCGGGCAACAGCTAAACTGAAGCATCATGCGGTGAAATCCATTCCGCAAGACTAAAGAAATCCGGGAGGAATGAAGCAATGAATAGAGCGAACGGAAATTCCTTGCCCTTGGGCACCGACGAAGCCTGGGCTAAATTACAGGAGAAGCTTGGAGATGAGCCGGTTAATCCGGTATGGGCGTCATGGGGCAAGCAGGAGACAGCACCTGCAGAAGCGGCAGAAGAGAACCAGCTAACCGCGCCAGCCGCAATGCTGGCGGAAGAGGAGATGCCAGCGCCATCTGCTGCACCATTCCAGACAGAAGCTCAGCCGCATAACAGTGGCCGCAAGCCGCGCAGACCTCTAATGAGCCGCGGCCGCAAATGGGCAGCAGCGGCAGCAGGTGTAGCCGTCTTCGCCGCCATTCTGGCGACCCCGGTGGGGAATACAGCCATGGCTGCTTTGCTGAACCAGTTCAAGATGCAGGATGCTACTGTTGTGAATGAAGGTGACCTGCGGAGTATGTTCTATCAGCTTTCAGAGGATGGGAATATATGGAATTCTATTGAGACCTTCGGCGATATCTCGATTACGAATGGAGAGATGAAGGGCAGTGTCCCGGTTAAGGATATCCAGGGATTGCTGGGCTATGAGCCGCTGAAGGGGGCGGGAGATGTAAAGTACGCCCAGGTTACCGGAAATCATGAAATCACGCTCAAGCTGAAGGTGAACGAGGTGAACAAGGCGCTGAAGCGTATGGGCTCAAGCGATCTGCTGCCTGAATCTGTGGACGGCAAGCCGATTACGCTCCAGATTCCTGAGACGGTCAATTATGACCTGTCCACCGGTCAGGACTGGGCCAACCTCTCGCAGATGAATACCCCTGTGGTTACTGTAGATCCTTCTGTTGATCTGAATGAAGCGATTGATGCGGTCGTGAACTTCCCGCTGATTCCTGATGAGCTGAGAAGCAGCCTGCAGAAGAGCCGGATCTTGTCCGGCGACCTGCCGATGCCGCTGATTAAGGGCAGTCTTGATGAACAGATTACGGTTGCCGGCACACCGGTAATTCTGACCGAAATGAAGTTCGCCAGCGGCAACAACTATACGGCGGTCTGGGTACAAAAGGGGCAAGTGCTGCAGTTGAGCGGCGGGGACGTCTACCCTGACCGGGAGCAATTCCTTAAGAAGGTAGAGGAGCTGATGGCACCATGAGCAACATCCCTGCCATTGATACGAACGGCCTGACCAAAGTATATACCAATGGACGCGGCTGCCGGGACATTACGCTTACTGTAGGGAAAGGGGAAGCCTTCGGCTTCCTCGGCCCCAACGGCGCAGGCAAGAGTACCTTCGTCAAAATGCTTGTCGGACTTCTCTCGCCGACGGGCGGCCAGGCTTCTATTCTGGGCCATCCGCTGGGCTCGCTGGAAGCCAAAATGAAGATCGGCTATCTGCCGGAGCTGTACCGCTATCAGGAATGGCTGACCGGTGAAGAGGTAGTCAGGCTCCATGCCAGACTATGCCGGATTCCGAAGGCAGACGCGGACCGGAGAATTCCCCGGCTGCTTACGGAGGTGGGCATCGGGCAGCGCGGGAAGGACCGGGTCAAGCATTATTCCAAAGGAATGCAGCAGCGGCTGGGCCTGGCCTGTGCGCTGGTGAACGAGCCGGAGGTCCTTTTCCTGGATGAGCCGTCCTCGGCA
This region of Paenibacillus sp. FSL K6-1096 genomic DNA includes:
- a CDS encoding general stress protein — its product is MADKIIGVFDTEQEATRAIESLQAQGIKSDEISVITRDRDEQKSISEDTGTMAPEGVATGAATGGVVGGVAGLLAGIGALAIPGIGPILAAGPIAATLTGAAVGVGAGGLVGGLIGLGIPEDEAREYEGYIDSGKILVLVDDNGRGRDIHTIFSGNRSLNAGRYNSLYPLGETLTPGGTVQDNRNRTSNNTDADLYNPR
- a CDS encoding helix-turn-helix transcriptional regulator → MAFMIAQRAFIKVYLITMVEQHKGYGYQMLEDLRRDFKAHGYSPPQSEIYRALHELVQQGILYRTKQLKGSDPKVDFQEIVLYHFTSDGEEKARLYKKQVKTDLDRCLGILNKAVADNY
- a CDS encoding TraR/DksA C4-type zinc finger protein, with translation MSHLTEAELKQLKQSLEERKAGLKQHFSGDGAEDSLLGESLTLSTGELSSVDNHPADTGTETFERSRDLSINTSLSEELAEIEAALKRMEDGTYGICEASGEPIPFERLEAIPFTRYTVEHAPASRDSGERPVEEEVMTPPPAGAGQGRQEHSGRFDDAGAWDAVEDYGSASSPVTPPGQDTEEEDT
- a CDS encoding DivIVA domain-containing protein, coding for MDEHMKRRLDKQRKLFSQLGITLDALTIHEKEFSMKLRGYDAEEVDTFLDSVIKDYERFYATIADLMDKWQEQQIEMKELKAAAKAATVPAPVPVIKGIDPMDLEDVIMKLEANVRQLKDRLPRTESYL
- a CDS encoding CHASE3 domain-containing protein; amino-acid sequence: MPEKQPWSLKIRGKIALGYMIILVMLGLFLVIVSSRITSLEKETVFLSDHDIEVHELTYQIEKNVLDMETGQRGYVLTGDEAYLEPYNDGMVQWRINAAKLNSLITDNPDQVRNLNTITANIEKWIEVAGQHVVELKKNGHSAAVSAFFRNDTGKSVIDTIRSQSDYFRDIERTLTNERISSLKDSNHKLLITMYILWGLVVLLALLITYLISASIVGPLHSVIQAINGIASGGNRADRIQVRTRDEVYDLGTATNGLLDSVQREQWMSDQLTAMSIALQETTDLPSLCKVFVNRLSVMLEMQYAAIFVINREEAFERIYSYAGTGNNGDSSGPEVIEPGEGLVGQCALDQRLNIVKALPEDYISIHSGLGRAAPKFAVIAPIVFENKTVAVLEIAALTHWAAYHYKLLNELLTMMGVTVNSVMTRMEIQRLLQDSQIINEELQVQSEELQSQSEEMQMQTEELQSQTRELIAVNKELENQKAVAENAAIELERYNEQLEQSSRYKTEFLANMSHELRTPLNSMLILSQLLTENRNNTLTEEEQGYASVIYNSGSDLLNMINDILDLSKVEAGKMHVEMDAVNLTELPALLKGYFSKVAEAQNVAFSVSLGKEVPDLFYTDELRLHQILRNLLSNAFKFTEQGLVSVEIRKLDSYTDHSVTVQGPVLAFAVRDTGIGISPENRALIFEAFRQADGTTARKYGGTGLGLSISLQLARLLGGHIALESEEGRGSTFTLYLPCREGEHEEEGPAPQLTEEMQTGSEPEGEPAGSEDTLSGKEYDKLHGRTVLIVDDDMRNIYALRQGLALYGMNILTAQTGYECLQMVREQPDLDIVLLDIMMPNLDGYDTLSIIREELRLTELPIIAVSAKTMKEDRERCLSAGATDFISKPVLLQDVITRLCRWMPERRN
- a CDS encoding PRD domain-containing protein, with amino-acid sequence MARENELYRVLRVIGNNVVMVEGGKKSKEYVIIGKGIGFALKDTGVIDADDPRIEKLFRLEDREEWSQYQILLEDIDPKVMTITDEIISDISRAFPGTLNDKVYLALPSHIQFTIFRLRSGMDIVNPFLEETRMTFPKEYEIAYTAAEKISAAFGVEIPEDEVGFLTYHVYSAVSNVPVGQLVKASNLVSEMMELVRQERKITFEHGSMNHVRLVVHLRFSIERILQGSLIDNPFVKHIKKEYKDEYKLAQRMGKIMQGKLSVDVPEEEICFLAMHLHRLFQTIEKNK